The window AAACTGGAACAACGAATGATTACAAAGATTTTTGGGTTGCAGGGTTAACCAATGAATATACAACTGCTGTTTGGATTGGCTTTGATAATCCTTCTTCGTTGCAATCTCTTCAAAATGATAAAATTCATTTTAAAATCTTTAATACGATTATGAACTAGAAAAGAGGCGTGACTTTTAGAAGTCACTGCCTCTTTTCTAATTTGCAAAGGGTAAACTTGCTAATAGTCCATTATATAGCTTTAACACAACATAACAAATAAACGTAATAAAGATGGCCCAAAAAAGAATTTCGAAAAAAATAAGACCCACCGTTCCAGACATCGATAAAAACTGGCTCATCTTATATATGTTAAAAATAAAATAGCTGAAAATTGTTATAGCAAATATACCAAGTAGGATAAAAATTGATTGGATCCCAAATACTGATAGAAGTGCTCCCAAGAAAAAGATGAGGTAACCACCTCTTGCAACGCTAATCATTTCCCCGGTATTATGCTTTGAGAAAAATAGCATCCCTACTTCATGAATCGTTTCCCCTATCAATTTCAAGGCTGAAAATAACATAAAGAAACAAAGGGCAAATACACATAATAACAAAAGGCGTAATTCTATATCTGTCAAGAACTCACGCATGCCAGCATAAACGCCAATTGAAGTTAATAATATCAATGATTCTCCTACGAAATAAATTCCAAATGTTAAACTAAATAAAATGACAGAAAACAACGGCAGATAACCATACAAATATGGATTTTTCATGACAATTTCCTCAAAACTAATTTTTTTCTACCTATTTATAATAACGGTTAAATATTAATAATATCAAGTTCATAGTATTTTTACTCAAGTGAAAACAGGTATAATTAGTGATATAATTATGGATATTCGAGTAATTTTTTAAATATTTTATATTTTTAAGGGGGGAGATTATTTTTGTTTCAAGTACTTTGCATATTCATTCCATTACTAGCTGCTCTTTTCATGCCTTTCTTTTTTAAGAAAGTCAATTCGATACATACTGGATGGTTTGTTTTAGTCGTTCCAATCTTTCTTGTTATTTATTATGCTACCTTTGTACCGACTATCTCAAAAGGAGATGCAGTCATATCGCAGCTAGATTGGATACCATCACTTGGAATTTCATTCGTTTCCTATCTGGATGGGTTAAGCTTGTTATTCTCTTTACTTATCTCCGGGATAGGAGCACTTGTCGTTCTATACTCGATATACTACCTAGATCGAACAAGAGAGCAGCTGCATAACTTTTATATCTATTTATTAATGTTTATGTGTGCGATGCTCGGTGTCGTTCAATCAGACAACATGATGACGCTTTATTTATTTTGGGAATTAACTTCGATTTCCTCATTCTTATTAATTGGCTATTGGAACAATCGTGACAAGTCCCGCTTCGGTGCGCTGAAGTCAACGATGATTACAGTAGCAGGCGGTATGATGATGTTAGGGGGATTTGTCTTACTATCAATTATGGGAGACACATTCTCTATACGAGAACTTATTGCCCAGGCTCCTGAATTAGCAACAAGTGATCTATTTATTGTTGCCCTAGTTTTAATACTATTGGGGGCATTTACAAAATCTGCCCAATTCCCATTCTATATTTGGTTGCCGGATGCAATGGAAGCACCAACACCAGTTAGTGCCTATCTCCACTCAGCAACAATGGTTAAAGCAGGGATTTATTTAGTAGCGCGTTTTACTCCTATATTTGCACAATCAGAAATTTGGATTTGGTTGGTTACAGGTACCGGTTTACTAACATTATTCTGGGGCTCATTCTTCGCACTAAAACAATGGGATTTAAAAGGCATTCTGGCCTTCTCAACTGTCAGTCAGCTTGGGCTTATTATGTCTTTACTTGGAGTAGGAGCTATTGCCTATCATGTAGAGGGTGCACAAGAGACTGTTTTTAAATATGCAGCCTTTGCAGCGATCTTCCACCTTATCAATCATGCAACCTTTAAAGGAAGCTTGTTCATGATAGCAGGAATCGTGGACCATGAAACGGGTACACGCGACATTCGAAAACTAGGTGGCTTAATGAGCATCATGCCAGTAAGTTTTACTGTGGCTTTAATTGGAAGCTTCTCTATGGCAGGCTTACCACCTTTCAACGGCTTCTTAAGTAAGGAAATGTTCTTAACAGCAATGCTGTCCATCACTGAATTTGATTTATTTAATTTCTCGACTTGGGGCATTCTATTCCCTATCATTGCTTGGATTGCAAGTGTATTCACATTTATTTATAGTTTTTACTTTGTATTTAAAACATTTACAGGAAAAGGAAAAGTGGAAGAATTACCGCATAAACCACATGAAGCTCCGGTGGGTATGCTAGTTTCTCCAGTCATTTTAGGCGCATTGGTGATTATCCTATTCTTTATCCCTAATGTGATAGCAGATACTTTCATAAAACCGGCTGTAATGGCTATTCAGCCTTTCCTTTACAGTAGTCCAGAGCAAGTCGCTATAGATGTATCGGCATGGCATGGACATTTCACACCCGAATTAATGATGACAATCGGCATTATTGCTCTTGGACTTGTGTTATTCTTAACGCTTTCTAAATGGCAAAAGGTGTATCGTCTATTCCCTTCAAAATTAACTTTAAATAATTTATATGATTTTATAATTTATGAGTTATGCGATAAATGGATTGGACGCTTCTCAGCTCTGTATATGACCGGTTCCATCCGTCGATATTTAAGCTACATGCTTGGGTCGATTTCAATCATTGTCATTGCAACATTATTTATGCAAAATGCATTTAAAGTAACTTTCGACGGAGCATCACCAATTCGTGCATACCAAATCATTTTGATTATTGTTTTAGTAATTGGTACGATTGCAACTGTTTTTGCAAAATCAAGAATTACGTCAATTGTAGCTTTAGGGTTAGTGGGCTATACTGTCTCATTATTCTTTGTCATGTTTAACGCACCTGATTTAGCGCTTACACAATTAGTTATTGAAACCATTTCTGTTGCATTATTCTTACTTGCGTTTTATCACTTGCCTAAATATAAAAAGGAAGAAGAACGTACTCGTTTTAGATTTGGAAGAGCATTTGTTTCGATCGCAGTCGGTGCCATGGTGACTCTGGTGGCTCTTTCTGCCCATTCACAAAAATTGCTTCCTTCAATTTCTGAGTACTATAAAGAAACCGTCTATTCGTTAGCTGGTGGAGGAAATATTGTAAACGTTATTTTAGTAGATTACCGCGGATTTGATACATTGTTTGAAATTGCCGTATTATCCATTGCAGGGATTGCCATCTTTGGAATGATTAAACTTCGCTTGAGCAGAAAAGGAGAAAAACTATGAAAACAAATGATGTCATTATCCAGTTTACTGCGAAAATCGTCTTTTTCATGATTTTCTTCTATGCTGTTCATATTTTCTTTGCGGGTCATTACACACCAGGTGGAGGGTTTGTAGGTGGTTTAGTAACAGCGAGCGCAATTGTATTACTGATTGTGGCATTTGACTTGAAGACGGTTCAAACCATTCTTCCGATTAACTATATCTATATGGTAGCATGCGGTTTAATCCTTGCTTTAGGGACAGCTGCATTCTCGATGTTTACTGGTAAACCTTTTTTTACACATTTCTTTGATTATTTCAATTTACCTATTTTAGGAAAAACATCACTTCATACCGCAGCGTTATTTGATTTAGGTGTTTACTTGGTTGTTGTTGGTGTAACGATGACCATTATTCAAACAATTGGGGAGGATGAGTAATGGAAATAGTAATGGCATTTGTTTGCGGCTTTCTATTTATGGCTGCAATTTACTTAATTTTATCTCGTAGTCTTCTCCGAATAATTATTGGAACTGGTTTACTTAGTCACGGAGCACATTTGCTGATTTTAACAATGGGCAGCTTTAAAGGAAGTGCACCTCCTGTTTTAAGTGATGGTGTGACAGATTATGTCGATCCGCTGCCACAGGCTTTAATCTTAACGGCTATTGTTATTAGTTTTGGTGTAACAGCCTTCTTTTTAGTGCTTGCCTACCGTGCATACCATGAGCTAAGAACAGATGATATGACGTTAATGAAAGGAAGTGAGGAAAATGAATAACTTTCTTTTATTACCCATTATCATCCCCTTTTTCTTCGCAATGATTTTAATGTTTGGTCAGAAGAAAATTGCTTACCAGCGGATTACAACTCTTCTTGGGCTTGTAATTTCGATTATTTGTGCTGCAGGACTTGTTTTGAATGTATATGAAAATGGACCACAAATAGTTACTTTCGGAAATTGGCCAGTACCATTCGGGATTACAATGGTTTCTGATATGGTAGCGGCACTTCTCGTTCTGACAACATTAGTACTAACCTTCTTTATTGTATGGTATGGTTTTGGATCCATTGGGAAAGAACGTGAGCAATTTTTCTATTATCCTGGAGTTATGTTTATCATTACTGGGGTGAATGGAGCCTTTACAACGGGTGATATTTTCAACTTATTTGTATTCTTTGAAGTTTTATTAATGGCTTCTTACTTATTAATCGTACTGGGTGGTGAAAAAGCGCAATTACGTGAGTCGATTAAGTACATTTTAGTAAATGTCATATCTTCTGCTCTTTTTGTCATAACAGTAGCTTACCTATATTCAGTTGTTGGTACATTGAATATGGCAGATATATCATTAAGAATTGCAGAGATTAATCAGCCTGGAATTCTTACGGTAATTGCTGTACTATTCCTATTAGTATTTGGGATGAAAGCTGCGATTTTCCCAATCTATTTCTGGTTGCCTAGTGCTTACTCAGCACCACCAATACCTGTACTTGCCCTATTTGGTGCACTACTTACAAAAGTCGGTGTTTACGCTATTTCACGTACATACACGTTATTCTTTACACATGACTTATCCTTTACACATGAGTTATTACTTATCTTAGCTGTGATTACCATTGTAGCCGGATGTATTGGGGCGCTAGCTCACTTTGATGTAAAACAAATCATTATCTATAATATCGTGATTGCTGTGGGTGTTATTTTGTTTGGTGTAGCACAAATGAACGAAGTAGCATTAGAAGGAGCAATGTTTTATCTAATTCATGACATGATCATTAAAGCCGCATTATTTATGTTAATTGGAATTGTGATTTATGTAACAGGAACTACTAATTTGAGAAAGATGGGCGGCCTTATTCAAACCTATCCCGCACTATGTTGGTTCTTCTTAATTGCCGCTTTTGGTTTAGTAGGGGTTCCTCCATTAAGTGGATTTATAGGAAAGCTGCTAATTATTCAAGGTGGTTTTGAAGCTGGCAATACGTGGTCAAGTTTACTGGTACTGGCATCAAGTATTATTGTCCTGCTGTCAGTTATGCGTATCTTTATTTATGCTTTCTGGGGTGAAAAGGGACAACTATCCGAGAATGTACAAAAGAGCAAATACAATCGCATGTTTATTCCAACAGTACTTTTAGTTATCCTTTCCATTTTCTATGGAATTGGTACAGAGTGGCTTACACCATTTATGGGTGATGCAGCGAAAATTCTAATAGACCCATCTATCTATACTGATGCGGTTATGAAAGGAGGAGAATAAATGTCCTTTCAAATATTATTGAATCTATTTTTAGCCTTTTTATGGATGTTTTTGTCCTCTAATTATTCCGTATCTCGATTTATAATAGGCTACCTATTAGGGCTTGTGGTTATCATCGCATTACGAAAATTCTTTAAGTCCAGGCTTTATATAGATCGAGTTTGGGCAGTGATTAAACTATCGGTTCTCTTTATTAAAGAGTTAATTCTAGCAAATGTGTCTGTTTTAACCCTTGTAGTTAAACCTAAACTTGAATTACAACCAGCCTTTTTTAAATACGATACAAAACTGACAGAGGAATGGGAAATTACACTACTCTCGAGTCTAATTACCCTGACTCCTGGTACAGTGGTTGTCCATGTTTCGGACGATTCAAAATCATTATTTATCCATGTAATTGATAGCAATGATATTGAGGAAACAATAGATTCTATTAAAAATTCATTTGAAAAAGCGATACTGGAGGTGAGCCGTACATGACCTATTTTCTTTGGGTAGCCATTATCATTGTTGTTTTATCCATCGTTGCCCTTGTCTTTCGTCTTGTTAAGGGCCCGAATCCTTCTGATCGTGTTGTCGCGTTAGATACAATTGGCGTTGCTCTTATTTGTTTAGTAGGCTTGTTTTCAATGCTTATAGATACTAGTTTCTTTTTAGAGATTATTTTATTATTGGCGATACTATCTTTCATTGGTACAATTGCCTTCTCTAAATTTATAGAGAAAGGAGATATTATTACCCGTGACGATTCTCGCTAACATTTTAGTTATTTTCTTTATTGTAGCTGGGTTAGTATTTCTTGCTGTGGCGGCAATTGGCGTACTTCGTCTGCCCGATCTTTATACTCGAGCACATGCCGCTTCCAAAAGCTCTACATTAGGCGTTATGTGTATATTACTTGGTGTATTTTTTCACTTTTGGCTGAATGAGAACCATTTTAACCCGACGATTCTATTAGGGGTATTATTCCTGTTTATAACAGGTCCTGTTGGCGCTCATATCATGAGTCGTTCTTCGTATATAGCTGGTGTGAAACCATGGTCTGGTACAGTGCGGGACGATCTAAAACTAGAAATCGAACGCATGAAGAAAGAACAGAATATCAAGTAAATTAAAGTTTATAGAATGCAAAAAGAAGTGCGAATTAGTTAGTTCGCACTTCTTTTCTTTTTACCAGTATCTTCTGTAAGGACCGCGTCTGTGTGGGTATCTTGGGTATGAATAGTAGGGATAAGGCTGATAAGGATAAGGTCTGCCGTAACCATAACCTCTATCTGGTACGATTACGTTCCCAAGTAAACCGCCTAAAAAACCGCCGATAAATGGAGGACCAAAATTAGAATATCCACCGCCATATCCACCATAGCCACCATAATAATTTACCAATACCATCTACCTCCTTTTCATTAATAACTTA is drawn from Lysinibacillus sp. SGAir0095 and contains these coding sequences:
- a CDS encoding Na+/H+ antiporter subunit E, encoding MSFQILLNLFLAFLWMFLSSNYSVSRFIIGYLLGLVVIIALRKFFKSRLYIDRVWAVIKLSVLFIKELILANVSVLTLVVKPKLELQPAFFKYDTKLTEEWEITLLSSLITLTPGTVVVHVSDDSKSLFIHVIDSNDIEETIDSIKNSFEKAILEVSRT
- a CDS encoding Na(+)/H(+) antiporter subunit C → MEIVMAFVCGFLFMAAIYLILSRSLLRIIIGTGLLSHGAHLLILTMGSFKGSAPPVLSDGVTDYVDPLPQALILTAIVISFGVTAFFLVLAYRAYHELRTDDMTLMKGSEENE
- a CDS encoding Na(+)/H(+) antiporter subunit B, giving the protein MKTNDVIIQFTAKIVFFMIFFYAVHIFFAGHYTPGGGFVGGLVTASAIVLLIVAFDLKTVQTILPINYIYMVACGLILALGTAAFSMFTGKPFFTHFFDYFNLPILGKTSLHTAALFDLGVYLVVVGVTMTIIQTIGEDE
- a CDS encoding Na+/H+ antiporter subunit D, with product MNNFLLLPIIIPFFFAMILMFGQKKIAYQRITTLLGLVISIICAAGLVLNVYENGPQIVTFGNWPVPFGITMVSDMVAALLVLTTLVLTFFIVWYGFGSIGKEREQFFYYPGVMFIITGVNGAFTTGDIFNLFVFFEVLLMASYLLIVLGGEKAQLRESIKYILVNVISSALFVITVAYLYSVVGTLNMADISLRIAEINQPGILTVIAVLFLLVFGMKAAIFPIYFWLPSAYSAPPIPVLALFGALLTKVGVYAISRTYTLFFTHDLSFTHELLLILAVITIVAGCIGALAHFDVKQIIIYNIVIAVGVILFGVAQMNEVALEGAMFYLIHDMIIKAALFMLIGIVIYVTGTTNLRKMGGLIQTYPALCWFFLIAAFGLVGVPPLSGFIGKLLIIQGGFEAGNTWSSLLVLASSIIVLLSVMRIFIYAFWGEKGQLSENVQKSKYNRMFIPTVLLVILSIFYGIGTEWLTPFMGDAAKILIDPSIYTDAVMKGGE
- a CDS encoding DUF5366 family protein codes for the protein MKNPYLYGYLPLFSVILFSLTFGIYFVGESLILLTSIGVYAGMREFLTDIELRLLLLCVFALCFFMLFSALKLIGETIHEVGMLFFSKHNTGEMISVARGGYLIFFLGALLSVFGIQSIFILLGIFAITIFSYFIFNIYKMSQFLSMSGTVGLIFFEILFWAIFITFICYVVLKLYNGLLASLPFAN
- the mnhG gene encoding monovalent cation/H(+) antiporter subunit G; this encodes MTILANILVIFFIVAGLVFLAVAAIGVLRLPDLYTRAHAASKSSTLGVMCILLGVFFHFWLNENHFNPTILLGVLFLFITGPVGAHIMSRSSYIAGVKPWSGTVRDDLKLEIERMKKEQNIK
- a CDS encoding Na+/H+ antiporter subunit A, coding for MFQVLCIFIPLLAALFMPFFFKKVNSIHTGWFVLVVPIFLVIYYATFVPTISKGDAVISQLDWIPSLGISFVSYLDGLSLLFSLLISGIGALVVLYSIYYLDRTREQLHNFYIYLLMFMCAMLGVVQSDNMMTLYLFWELTSISSFLLIGYWNNRDKSRFGALKSTMITVAGGMMMLGGFVLLSIMGDTFSIRELIAQAPELATSDLFIVALVLILLGAFTKSAQFPFYIWLPDAMEAPTPVSAYLHSATMVKAGIYLVARFTPIFAQSEIWIWLVTGTGLLTLFWGSFFALKQWDLKGILAFSTVSQLGLIMSLLGVGAIAYHVEGAQETVFKYAAFAAIFHLINHATFKGSLFMIAGIVDHETGTRDIRKLGGLMSIMPVSFTVALIGSFSMAGLPPFNGFLSKEMFLTAMLSITEFDLFNFSTWGILFPIIAWIASVFTFIYSFYFVFKTFTGKGKVEELPHKPHEAPVGMLVSPVILGALVIILFFIPNVIADTFIKPAVMAIQPFLYSSPEQVAIDVSAWHGHFTPELMMTIGIIALGLVLFLTLSKWQKVYRLFPSKLTLNNLYDFIIYELCDKWIGRFSALYMTGSIRRYLSYMLGSISIIVIATLFMQNAFKVTFDGASPIRAYQIILIIVLVIGTIATVFAKSRITSIVALGLVGYTVSLFFVMFNAPDLALTQLVIETISVALFLLAFYHLPKYKKEEERTRFRFGRAFVSIAVGAMVTLVALSAHSQKLLPSISEYYKETVYSLAGGGNIVNVILVDYRGFDTLFEIAVLSIAGIAIFGMIKLRLSRKGEKL
- a CDS encoding Na(+)/H(+) antiporter subunit F1, with amino-acid sequence MTYFLWVAIIIVVLSIVALVFRLVKGPNPSDRVVALDTIGVALICLVGLFSMLIDTSFFLEIILLLAILSFIGTIAFSKFIEKGDIITRDDSR